The following proteins are encoded in a genomic region of Mycobacterium sp. 155:
- the prfA gene encoding peptide chain release factor 1, translating into MTDTASAEFPAQPGGAIEVILAEHADLELQLADPNLHADASAARKVGRRFAQISPVVATYRKLEAARGDLEAARELAADDASFAAEVDELTARVAELDTQLTDLLAPRDPHDADDIVLEVKSGEGGEESALFAADLARMYIRYAERHGWAVTMLGETSSDLGGYKDATLSIRSRGDSADGVWARLKFEGGVHRVQRVPVTESQGRVHTSAAGVLVYPEPEEVEQVQIDESDLRIDVYRSSGKGGQGVNTTDSAVRITHLPTGIVVTCQNERSQLQNKARAMQVLAARLQALAEEQADADASADRASQIRTVDRSERIRTYNFPENRIADHRINFKAHNLDQVLDGELDPLFDALAAADKQSRLQQA; encoded by the coding sequence GTGACGGACACAGCTTCTGCTGAATTCCCGGCTCAGCCGGGGGGAGCAATCGAGGTGATCCTCGCCGAGCACGCTGACCTCGAACTTCAACTCGCCGATCCCAACTTGCATGCGGACGCGTCGGCTGCCCGCAAGGTCGGACGCCGGTTCGCGCAGATCTCACCGGTTGTGGCCACGTACCGCAAGCTCGAGGCCGCCCGTGGCGACCTCGAAGCGGCCCGTGAACTCGCGGCCGACGACGCCAGCTTCGCCGCTGAGGTCGATGAACTGACCGCACGCGTCGCCGAGCTCGACACCCAGCTGACCGATCTGCTGGCACCGCGCGACCCGCATGACGCCGACGACATCGTGCTCGAAGTGAAGTCGGGGGAGGGCGGCGAGGAATCGGCGCTGTTTGCAGCCGACCTGGCCCGGATGTACATCCGCTACGCCGAACGGCACGGCTGGGCCGTCACCATGCTTGGCGAAACCAGCTCAGACCTGGGCGGATACAAGGACGCCACGTTGTCCATCCGGAGCAGGGGCGATTCGGCCGACGGCGTGTGGGCCCGGCTCAAGTTCGAGGGCGGCGTGCACCGCGTGCAACGTGTCCCGGTCACCGAATCGCAAGGCCGGGTGCATACCTCGGCTGCGGGGGTCCTTGTCTACCCGGAGCCCGAGGAGGTCGAGCAGGTTCAGATCGACGAGTCGGACCTGCGCATCGATGTCTACCGCAGCTCAGGGAAGGGCGGCCAGGGGGTTAATACCACCGACTCGGCGGTGCGTATCACACATCTGCCCACCGGCATCGTGGTGACCTGCCAGAACGAGCGCTCCCAGCTGCAGAACAAGGCCCGCGCCATGCAGGTGCTGGCCGCGCGGTTGCAGGCGCTGGCTGAGGAACAGGCCGATGCCGACGCCTCGGCCGACCGCGCCAGCCAGATCCGCACCGTGGACCGCAGCGAGCGCATCCGGACCTACAACTTTCCGGAGAACCGGATCGCCGATCACCGGATCAACTTCAAGGCGCACAACCTGGACCAGGTGCTCGACGGCGAGCTGGATCCGCTGTTCGACGCGCTGGCCGCTGCTGACAAGCAGTCGAGGCTGCAGCAGGCATGA
- the rpmE gene encoding 50S ribosomal protein L31, with amino-acid sequence MKTGIHPEYVETTVHCGCGNTFTTRSTKNNGQIVVEVCSQCHPFYTGKQKILDSGGRVARFEARYGKRKAAAEKAAADK; translated from the coding sequence ATGAAAACGGGCATTCACCCTGAGTATGTCGAGACCACCGTGCACTGCGGTTGTGGCAACACCTTCACCACGCGGAGCACCAAGAACAATGGACAGATCGTCGTCGAGGTCTGTTCGCAGTGCCATCCCTTCTACACCGGCAAGCAGAAGATCCTCGACAGCGGCGGCCGCGTGGCCCGCTTCGAGGCGCGCTACGGCAAGCGCAAGGCTGCAGCCGAGAAGGCCGCGGCTGACAAGTAG
- a CDS encoding glycosyltransferase family 4 protein, with protein MQYGAPVILAGSYTDAEVLALSDQGAGVPLRELILVGLTAAIITYFATGWVRVLAIRLGAVAYPRERDVHVQPTPRMGGLAMYVGVAAAVLLASQLPALTRGFVYSTGMPAVVVAGGLIMAIGLIDDRWGLDALTKFAGQITAASVLVTMGVAWSVLYIPIGGVGTIVLDQVSSILLTLALTVSIVNAMNFVDGLDGLAAGLGLITALAICVFSVGLLRDHGGDVLFYPPAVISVVLAGACLGFLPHNFHRAKIFMGDSGSMLIGLMLGAAATTAAGPISQNAYGARDVFALLSPFLLVVAVMFVPALDMLLAIVRRTRAGRSPFSPDKMHLHHRLLQIGHSHRRVVLLIYLWVGIVAFGAASTIFVDPRYTGAVMAAAILVAIVVTLIPLLRRGPDGREPQLDDQYDEK; from the coding sequence CTGCAGTACGGTGCACCGGTGATCCTGGCCGGCAGCTACACCGATGCCGAAGTCTTGGCACTGTCCGATCAGGGGGCGGGCGTGCCCCTGCGAGAGCTGATACTGGTCGGCCTGACCGCCGCTATCATCACCTACTTCGCCACCGGCTGGGTTCGGGTGCTGGCCATCCGGCTCGGCGCAGTGGCCTATCCGCGTGAGCGTGACGTGCATGTGCAGCCCACCCCTCGGATGGGTGGGCTGGCGATGTATGTCGGTGTCGCCGCGGCCGTGCTGCTGGCGTCCCAACTTCCGGCGTTGACCCGTGGGTTCGTCTATTCGACCGGAATGCCGGCCGTGGTGGTGGCCGGCGGCCTGATCATGGCTATCGGGCTGATCGACGACCGGTGGGGTCTGGACGCGCTGACCAAATTCGCTGGGCAGATCACCGCGGCGAGCGTGCTGGTCACCATGGGTGTGGCGTGGAGCGTGCTGTACATCCCGATCGGGGGAGTCGGCACGATCGTGCTCGATCAGGTCTCCTCGATCCTGCTCACACTCGCGCTGACGGTCTCGATCGTCAATGCGATGAACTTCGTCGACGGGCTCGACGGCCTGGCGGCCGGCCTCGGGTTGATCACGGCGCTGGCCATCTGCGTCTTCTCGGTCGGGCTGTTACGCGACCACGGTGGCGACGTGCTGTTCTACCCGCCCGCGGTGATCTCGGTGGTGTTGGCCGGCGCCTGCCTCGGATTTCTGCCGCACAACTTCCACCGCGCCAAGATCTTCATGGGCGACTCGGGGTCGATGCTGATCGGTTTGATGCTCGGCGCCGCCGCGACCACCGCGGCAGGCCCGATCTCGCAGAACGCTTACGGCGCCCGCGACGTGTTCGCGCTGTTGTCGCCGTTCCTGTTGGTTGTCGCCGTGATGTTTGTGCCTGCGCTGGACATGTTGTTGGCCATCGTGCGGCGCACCCGCGCGGGGCGCAGTCCGTTCAGTCCGGACAAGATGCATCTGCACCACCGGTTATTGCAGATCGGCCATTCGCACCGCCGCGTGGTGCTACTTATCTACCTATGGGTGGGCATCGTCGCCTTCGGGGCGGCCAGCACGATTTTCGTCGACCCGCGTTACACCGGCGCGGTGATGGCGGCGGCCATTCTGGTCGCGATCGTGGTCACTCTGATACCTCTGTTGCGTCGCGGTCCCGATGGGCGGGAACCGCAGCTCGATGATCAGTACGACGAAAAGTAG
- the thrC gene encoding threonine synthase, translated as MNAVAPVHRPWPGLIEAYRARLPIGDDWSPVTLLEGGTPLIHAKRISEQTGCTVHLKVEGLNPTGSFKDRGMTVAVTESVARGQQAVLCASTGNTSASAAAYAARAGITCAVLIPQGKIAMGKLAQAVMHGAKIIQIDGNFDDCLELARKMTADFPTIALVNSVNPYRIEGQKTAAFEIVDALGTAPDVHSLPVGNAGNITAYWKGYTEYHRDGLSDRLPRMLGTQAAGAAPLVLGEPVKEPETIATAIRIGSPASWNSAVEAQQQSNGRFLAATDEEILAAYHLVARSEGVFVEPASAASIAGLLKSIEDGWIKRGSTVVCTVTGNGLKDPDTALRGMPPVAPLPVDPMAVVAELGLV; from the coding sequence ATGAATGCAGTAGCCCCAGTGCACCGGCCGTGGCCGGGCCTGATCGAGGCGTACCGCGCCCGGCTGCCGATCGGTGACGACTGGTCACCGGTCACCCTGCTGGAGGGTGGTACCCCGCTCATCCATGCGAAGCGGATCTCCGAGCAGACCGGCTGCACAGTGCATCTCAAGGTCGAGGGACTCAACCCGACCGGGTCGTTCAAGGACCGTGGCATGACCGTTGCCGTCACCGAGTCGGTGGCGCGGGGTCAGCAGGCGGTGCTGTGTGCCTCGACGGGCAATACGTCGGCGTCGGCGGCCGCATACGCTGCGCGGGCCGGCATCACCTGCGCGGTGCTCATCCCGCAGGGCAAGATCGCGATGGGCAAGCTCGCTCAGGCGGTCATGCACGGCGCCAAGATCATTCAGATCGACGGCAACTTCGACGACTGCCTGGAACTGGCGCGCAAGATGACCGCCGACTTCCCGACCATCGCGCTGGTCAACTCGGTCAACCCGTACCGCATCGAGGGGCAGAAGACCGCCGCGTTCGAGATCGTCGACGCGCTGGGTACCGCCCCCGACGTGCATTCGCTTCCGGTCGGTAACGCGGGCAACATCACCGCGTACTGGAAGGGCTACACCGAGTACCACCGCGACGGATTGTCGGACCGGCTGCCCCGCATGCTGGGTACCCAGGCCGCGGGAGCGGCCCCGCTGGTCCTGGGCGAGCCCGTCAAGGAGCCCGAGACCATCGCGACCGCGATCCGGATCGGGTCGCCGGCCTCGTGGAACTCGGCCGTCGAGGCCCAGCAGCAGTCCAACGGCCGTTTTCTGGCCGCCACCGACGAGGAAATCCTCGCCGCCTACCACCTGGTCGCCCGTTCCGAGGGCGTGTTCGTGGAGCCGGCGTCCGCGGCGAGCATCGCGGGCCTGCTGAAGTCGATCGAGGACGGCTGGATCAAGCGTGGTTCCACCGTGGTGTGCACCGTCACGGGCAACGGGCTCAAAGACCCCGACACCGCGCTGCGTGGCATGCCGCCGGTCGCCCCGTTGCCTGTCGACCCGATGGCCGTCGTCGCTGAACTGGGACTGGTCTGA
- a CDS encoding homoserine dehydrogenase, with translation MSGKKSIGVAVLGLGNVGSEVVRIINESATDLAARIGAPLELRGIGVRRVSDDRGVPADLLTDDIDGLVSRDDVDIVVEVMGPVEPARKAILSALEQGKSVVTANKALMAQSTGELAQAAENAHVDLYFEAAVAGAIPVIRPLTQSLAGDTVLRVAGIVNGTTNYILSEMDSTGADYASALADASALGYAEADPTADVEGYDAAAKAAILASIAFHTRVTADDVYREGITKVSAEDFASARALGCTIKLLAICERISTDEGKQRVSARVYPALVPLTHPLAAVNGAFNAVVVEAEAAGRLMFYGQGAGGAPTASAVMGDVVMAARNRVQGGRGPRESKYAELKIAPIGFIPTRYYVNMNVADRPGVLSAVAAEFSKREVSIAEVRQEGMVDEGGAPCGARIVVVTHQATDAALSETVEALADLDVVQTINSVLRMEGTDA, from the coding sequence ATGAGCGGCAAGAAGTCGATCGGCGTAGCGGTATTGGGTTTGGGCAACGTCGGCAGCGAAGTCGTGCGCATCATCAACGAGAGCGCTACGGACCTCGCGGCGCGGATCGGTGCGCCCCTGGAGTTGCGCGGGATCGGCGTGCGTCGGGTTTCCGACGACCGTGGCGTCCCGGCGGATCTCCTCACCGATGACATCGACGGTCTGGTGTCGCGCGACGATGTCGACATCGTCGTCGAGGTGATGGGCCCCGTCGAGCCGGCCCGCAAGGCCATCCTCTCGGCGCTCGAACAGGGCAAGTCGGTTGTCACCGCGAACAAGGCACTCATGGCGCAGTCGACCGGAGAGCTGGCGCAGGCTGCCGAGAACGCCCACGTCGACCTCTATTTCGAGGCGGCCGTGGCGGGTGCCATCCCGGTGATTCGTCCGCTGACCCAGTCGTTGGCCGGTGACACCGTGCTGCGGGTGGCCGGCATCGTCAACGGCACCACCAACTACATCCTGTCCGAGATGGACAGCACCGGAGCGGATTACGCCAGCGCACTGGCCGACGCCAGCGCGCTGGGTTATGCCGAGGCCGATCCGACGGCCGACGTCGAGGGCTATGACGCCGCCGCCAAGGCCGCGATCCTGGCGTCGATCGCGTTTCACACGCGGGTGACTGCCGACGACGTCTACCGGGAGGGCATCACCAAGGTCAGCGCCGAGGACTTCGCCTCGGCGCGCGCGCTGGGCTGCACCATCAAGCTGCTGGCGATCTGCGAGCGGATTTCCACCGACGAAGGCAAGCAACGGGTCTCGGCGCGAGTGTATCCCGCGCTGGTCCCGCTGACCCATCCGCTGGCCGCGGTCAACGGCGCGTTCAACGCCGTGGTGGTCGAGGCCGAGGCCGCGGGCCGGCTGATGTTCTACGGGCAGGGTGCCGGCGGCGCACCGACCGCGTCGGCAGTGATGGGCGATGTGGTGATGGCCGCCCGTAACCGTGTGCAGGGTGGCCGCGGTCCGCGTGAATCGAAGTACGCCGAGCTCAAGATCGCGCCCATCGGTTTCATCCCGACCCGCTACTACGTCAACATGAATGTCGCTGACCGCCCGGGCGTATTGTCTGCGGTCGCAGCCGAGTTCAGTAAGCGTGAGGTCAGCATCGCCGAGGTTCGGCAGGAGGGCATGGTCGACGAGGGCGGCGCGCCGTGCGGCGCGCGAATCGTCGTGGTGACCCACCAGGCGACGGACGCGGCACTGTCCGAGACCGTCGAGGCCCTCGCCGATCTCGACGTGGTGCAGACCATCAACAGCGTGCTCCGTATGGAAGGGACAGACGCATGA
- the prmC gene encoding peptide chain release factor N(5)-glutamine methyltransferase — protein MTGLRHVLQAATHALAAAGIESARTDAELLAAHVAGTDRGRLMLIDDPGADFRRAFDELIAARSRRIPLQHLVGTAAFGPLTLAVGPGVFIPRPETESLLEWATKFIDAQPLPESPMIVDLCTGSGALALALSAHRPDARVLAIDDSLEALRYTRRNAAGTPVEVLAADVTTPGLLPQLDDRVDLLVANPPYIPAGARLEPEVAEHDPAHALFGGADGMAVIGPIVGLAARWLRDGAGCAIEHDDTTSGRTARMFVDDGRFAAVTPHRDLAGRPRFVTATRTGRS, from the coding sequence ATGACCGGCCTGCGGCACGTCCTCCAGGCGGCCACCCATGCGCTGGCCGCGGCCGGCATCGAATCGGCCCGCACCGACGCCGAACTGCTGGCGGCGCACGTGGCGGGCACGGACCGCGGGCGCCTCATGCTGATCGACGATCCCGGCGCGGACTTCCGGCGGGCTTTCGACGAGCTGATCGCGGCACGCTCGCGACGGATACCGCTGCAGCATCTGGTAGGCACCGCTGCGTTCGGTCCGCTGACGCTGGCCGTAGGCCCGGGTGTGTTCATTCCCCGGCCGGAAACCGAATCGCTGCTCGAGTGGGCGACGAAATTCATCGATGCGCAACCGCTTCCGGAAAGTCCGATGATCGTGGATCTGTGTACGGGTTCAGGGGCTTTGGCCCTGGCGCTGTCGGCGCACCGGCCAGATGCCCGGGTGCTGGCCATCGACGACTCACTTGAGGCCCTGCGTTATACGCGCCGCAATGCCGCTGGAACGCCGGTCGAGGTGCTGGCCGCCGACGTCACGACGCCGGGATTGTTGCCTCAGCTCGACGACCGCGTCGACCTGCTGGTTGCCAACCCGCCCTACATTCCGGCGGGGGCTCGTCTGGAGCCCGAGGTGGCCGAGCACGATCCGGCGCACGCGCTGTTCGGGGGAGCCGACGGCATGGCGGTGATCGGTCCGATCGTGGGACTTGCCGCGCGCTGGCTGCGTGACGGCGCCGGTTGCGCCATCGAGCACGACGACACCACATCTGGGCGCACCGCCCGGATGTTCGTCGACGACGGACGTTTCGCCGCCGTGACGCCACACCGTGACCTGGCCGGACGACCCCGCTTTGTCACGGCGACCCGCACTGGGAGAAGCTGA
- the atpB gene encoding F0F1 ATP synthase subunit A: MTETVLAAAIHVGHHEEVKWLGWTFNIDTIIATAVAAVIVIGLAFFLRAKVTSTGVPGGVQLFFEAITIQMRQQIESAIGMKIAPFVLPLAVTIFVFILVSNWLSVLPVQFGGPDGAASELLAPPASDINYVLALAVFVFLCYHAAGIWRRGPVGHAKKLVKGHVAVLAPINIVEEIAKPVSLSLRLFGNMFAGGILVALIAMFPWYIQWAPNAIWKTFDLFVGLIQAFIFALLTILYFSQSMELDHEHDH, from the coding sequence ATGACCGAGACTGTTCTTGCCGCAGCGATCCACGTCGGCCACCACGAAGAAGTGAAGTGGCTGGGCTGGACCTTCAACATCGACACGATCATCGCCACCGCGGTCGCCGCTGTCATCGTCATCGGGCTGGCGTTCTTCCTGCGGGCCAAGGTCACCTCGACCGGGGTCCCGGGTGGTGTGCAGCTGTTCTTCGAGGCCATCACCATCCAGATGCGCCAACAGATCGAGAGCGCGATCGGCATGAAGATCGCCCCGTTCGTACTGCCGCTGGCAGTCACCATATTCGTCTTCATCCTGGTGTCGAACTGGCTGTCCGTGCTACCCGTGCAGTTCGGCGGACCGGATGGTGCTGCATCTGAACTTCTGGCTCCACCGGCCTCGGACATCAACTACGTCTTGGCGCTGGCCGTGTTCGTCTTCCTGTGCTATCACGCGGCAGGCATCTGGCGGCGAGGCCCGGTTGGGCACGCGAAGAAGCTGGTCAAGGGCCATGTCGCAGTGCTGGCGCCGATCAACATCGTCGAGGAGATCGCCAAGCCGGTCTCGCTGTCCCTCCGACTTTTCGGCAACATGTTCGCCGGCGGCATCCTGGTCGCGCTGATCGCGATGTTCCCTTGGTACATCCAGTGGGCGCCGAACGCCATCTGGAAGACGTTCGACCTGTTCGTCGGTCTGATCCAGGCCTTTATCTTCGCCCTGCTGACCATTCTGTACTTCAGTCAGTCCATGGAACTGGACCACGAACACGACCACTAA
- a CDS encoding ATP synthase subunit I — translation MTTPAQDAPLVFPSVAFRPLRLLVICVALTGVAVVAAAFTGHVLFGVFFGVGLGLGLVNALLVRHAVESITAEEHPLKKKMAVNSATRLLIITAIGLAIAYFFKNSGGIAVLFGLAIFQALLVMSTSFPVLKKIRTDGLDAVDTSGTESKG, via the coding sequence GTGACGACACCAGCGCAAGACGCGCCGTTGGTGTTTCCATCGGTGGCATTCCGGCCACTGCGGCTGCTGGTCATCTGCGTGGCCCTGACGGGTGTGGCCGTCGTGGCCGCCGCTTTCACCGGTCACGTTTTGTTCGGTGTGTTCTTCGGCGTCGGCCTTGGCCTTGGCCTGGTCAATGCATTACTGGTGCGCCACGCGGTGGAGTCGATAACCGCTGAGGAACACCCTCTCAAGAAGAAGATGGCGGTGAATTCCGCAACCCGGCTGCTGATCATCACCGCGATCGGTCTCGCGATCGCATACTTCTTCAAGAACTCGGGCGGCATCGCGGTGCTGTTCGGGTTGGCGATCTTCCAGGCACTGCTGGTGATGTCCACCAGTTTCCCGGTGCTCAAGAAGATCCGCACCGACGGCCTCGATGCTGTCGACACCTCTGGCACGGAATCGAAGGGCTGA
- the rho gene encoding transcription termination factor Rho: MTDTDLFTADNSNDTGELSNAVTAANAGETPAAAPSAPTSDTRAANPRPASLSTMVLPELRALAKEIGVEGASGLRKSELIAAIRAHRGETNGRGAAANAPAETTSDAETKSDAEAPAEQAPPRRERRGASRQAGAPAADESVRQRGENQRGENQKVAEADAKPAAEQPAKQDQPAKQGRNDRQDAPERPDTKSAGDQSDQQGDQQNRGGNAGEDDGDGRQGRRGRRFRDRRRRGERGGEGGGGNEAELREDDVVQPVAGILDVLDNYAFVRTSGYLAGPNDVYVSMNMVRKNGLRRGDAVTGAVRVPREGENSGQNSRQKFNPLVRLDTVNGGSVEDAKKRPEFSKLTPLYPNQRLRLETTPERLTTRVIDLIMPIGKGQRALIVSPPKAGKTTIMQDIANAITRNNPECHLMVVLVDERPEEVTDMQRSVKGEVIASTFDRPPSDHTQAAELAIERAKRLVEQGKDVVVLLDSITRLGRAYNNASPASGRILSGGVDSTALYPPKRFLGAARNIEYGGSLTIIATAMVETGSTGDTVIFEEFKGTGNAELKLDRKIAERRVFPAVDVNPSGTRKDELLLSPDEFAIVHKLRRVLSGLDSHQAIDLLMSQLRKTKTNYEFLVQVSKTAPGSMDVD; encoded by the coding sequence GTGACTGATACGGACCTCTTCACGGCTGATAACAGCAATGACACCGGAGAGCTGTCGAATGCCGTGACGGCAGCAAATGCAGGGGAAACACCGGCTGCTGCGCCTTCCGCGCCCACGTCCGACACGCGCGCCGCAAATCCGCGGCCTGCCTCGTTGTCGACGATGGTGCTGCCAGAGCTGCGCGCGCTGGCCAAGGAAATCGGTGTCGAAGGCGCATCGGGCCTGCGTAAGAGCGAGTTGATCGCTGCGATCCGTGCCCATCGGGGCGAGACCAACGGCCGCGGCGCTGCCGCGAATGCCCCCGCCGAGACCACGTCCGACGCTGAGACCAAGTCCGACGCCGAGGCACCGGCCGAGCAGGCACCGCCGCGCCGGGAACGTCGCGGCGCGTCCCGCCAGGCGGGAGCGCCGGCGGCCGACGAGTCCGTGAGGCAGCGCGGTGAGAACCAGCGCGGTGAGAACCAGAAGGTCGCCGAGGCGGACGCCAAGCCGGCCGCCGAGCAACCTGCCAAGCAGGACCAGCCGGCCAAGCAGGGTAGGAACGACAGGCAGGATGCGCCGGAGAGGCCGGACACCAAGTCGGCTGGCGATCAGTCGGACCAGCAGGGTGACCAGCAGAACCGCGGTGGCAATGCCGGGGAGGACGATGGTGACGGCCGTCAGGGCCGGCGGGGTCGTCGGTTCCGCGATCGTCGCCGGCGTGGCGAGCGCGGCGGAGAAGGCGGCGGCGGTAACGAGGCCGAACTGCGCGAGGACGACGTCGTACAGCCCGTTGCGGGCATCCTCGATGTCCTCGACAACTACGCGTTCGTCCGGACCTCCGGTTACCTGGCCGGTCCCAACGACGTCTACGTCTCGATGAATATGGTCCGCAAGAACGGGCTGCGTCGCGGTGACGCCGTGACGGGTGCGGTTCGGGTGCCCCGCGAGGGTGAGAACAGCGGCCAGAACTCTCGGCAGAAGTTCAACCCCCTGGTGCGCCTGGACACCGTCAACGGTGGTTCGGTGGAGGACGCCAAGAAGCGCCCCGAGTTCAGCAAGCTCACCCCGCTGTACCCGAACCAGCGGCTGCGCCTGGAGACCACGCCTGAGCGTCTGACCACGCGCGTCATCGACCTGATCATGCCGATCGGCAAGGGCCAGCGTGCCCTGATCGTGTCGCCGCCCAAGGCCGGTAAGACCACGATCATGCAGGACATCGCGAACGCGATCACCCGCAACAACCCGGAGTGTCACCTCATGGTCGTGCTCGTAGACGAGCGCCCAGAGGAGGTCACCGATATGCAGCGCTCGGTGAAGGGCGAGGTCATCGCCTCCACCTTCGACCGGCCGCCGTCAGATCACACGCAGGCCGCCGAGCTGGCCATCGAGCGGGCCAAGCGCCTGGTCGAGCAGGGCAAGGACGTCGTCGTGCTGCTCGACTCGATCACCCGGCTCGGGCGTGCGTACAACAACGCGTCGCCGGCCTCGGGCCGCATCCTCTCCGGTGGTGTGGATTCCACCGCGCTGTACCCGCCCAAGCGGTTCCTCGGCGCGGCTCGCAACATCGAGTACGGTGGCTCGTTGACCATCATCGCCACGGCGATGGTCGAGACCGGCTCCACCGGTGACACGGTGATCTTCGAAGAATTCAAGGGCACCGGCAACGCCGAGCTCAAGCTGGACCGCAAGATCGCCGAGCGTCGGGTGTTCCCGGCTGTCGACGTCAACCCGTCCGGCACCCGAAAGGACGAGCTGTTGCTGTCCCCGGACGAGTTCGCGATCGTGCACAAGCTGCGTCGCGTGCTCTCAGGGCTTGACAGCCACCAGGCCATCGATCTGCTGATGAGCCAGCTGCGCAAGACGAAGACGAACTACGAGTTCCTGGTCCAGGTCTCCAAGACCGCACCGGGCTCGATGGACGTCGACTGA
- a CDS encoding L-threonylcarbamoyladenylate synthase: MATFDCSDPDQRAKGIASAISALKGGRLVVMPTDTVYGIGADAFDSDAVGSLLAAKGRGRDMPVGVLVGSWTTIDGLVFSVPDTARELIRAFWPGALSLVVRQAPSLHWDLGDANGSVMLRMPLHPVAIELLREVGPMAVSSANISGRPAAVTAAAAHEQLGDLVEVYLDGGPAERQAASTIVDLTGERPRILREGPISADAIAGILGVEAAALTATLTE, from the coding sequence ATGGCAACGTTCGACTGCAGCGACCCCGATCAGCGCGCGAAAGGCATCGCCTCGGCGATCAGCGCGCTCAAGGGCGGGCGGTTGGTCGTGATGCCGACGGACACCGTCTACGGCATCGGCGCGGACGCCTTCGACAGTGACGCGGTCGGCAGCCTGCTCGCGGCCAAGGGGCGTGGCCGCGATATGCCGGTCGGCGTCCTCGTCGGATCCTGGACCACGATCGACGGGCTGGTCTTTTCGGTGCCCGATACCGCGCGCGAACTGATCCGGGCGTTCTGGCCCGGTGCGCTGAGCCTGGTGGTGCGCCAGGCGCCATCGCTGCACTGGGACCTCGGCGACGCCAACGGCAGCGTGATGCTGCGGATGCCGCTGCACCCGGTGGCCATCGAGCTGCTGCGTGAGGTCGGCCCGATGGCCGTGTCGAGCGCCAACATCTCGGGCCGGCCGGCCGCGGTGACCGCCGCTGCGGCGCACGAGCAGCTTGGCGATCTGGTCGAGGTTTATCTGGATGGTGGTCCTGCCGAACGGCAGGCGGCCTCCACCATTGTCGATCTGACTGGTGAGCGGCCGCGCATCCTGCGTGAAGGGCCGATCAGTGCCGACGCCATCGCCGGGATTCTCGGTGTGGAAGCCGCAGCCCTGACCGCAACGCTCACGGAGTGA
- the thrB gene encoding homoserine kinase, with amino-acid sequence MSQVLPVGITATAVVAASSANLGPGFDSLGLALSLYDEIVVETTESGLQVEVEGQGAGQVPLDATHLVVRAIEAGLRATGYTASGLIVRCRNDIPHSRGLGSSAAAVVGGLAAVNGLVTQAGSNPMGEGQLIQLSSEFEGHPDNAAAAVLGGAVVSWTDTSGGLGESPRYAATQIGLHPDIRLFSAVPQQRSSTAETRVLLPEQVSHVDARFNISRAALLVVALTERPDLLMDATEDVLHQPQRAAAMPASAEYLQTLRRWGVAAVLSGAGPSVLGLSFGAGLPAEAFQYGTANGFAVHEMTVGRGVRWMSGVAVRN; translated from the coding sequence GTGAGTCAAGTCCTGCCGGTCGGGATCACCGCCACCGCCGTAGTCGCCGCATCGAGTGCGAACCTGGGCCCGGGCTTCGACAGCCTGGGGCTGGCGCTCAGTCTCTATGACGAGATCGTCGTCGAGACAACAGAATCCGGTCTTCAGGTGGAGGTTGAAGGGCAGGGTGCTGGCCAAGTTCCACTGGATGCAACGCATCTGGTGGTCCGTGCTATCGAAGCGGGTCTGCGTGCGACCGGATACACCGCCTCCGGACTGATCGTGCGCTGCCGCAACGATATTCCCCATTCCCGCGGATTGGGATCCTCTGCCGCCGCGGTGGTCGGCGGTTTGGCGGCAGTCAATGGCCTTGTGACACAGGCGGGTTCGAATCCCATGGGCGAGGGTCAGCTGATTCAGCTCTCCAGCGAGTTCGAGGGGCATCCGGACAACGCTGCGGCCGCGGTGCTCGGTGGCGCGGTGGTGTCCTGGACGGATACCTCGGGCGGTCTGGGCGAATCCCCGCGATACGCGGCGACGCAGATCGGGTTGCATCCCGACATCCGGTTGTTCTCGGCGGTGCCGCAGCAGCGGTCGTCGACCGCCGAGACTCGAGTCTTGCTGCCGGAGCAGGTCAGCCACGTCGATGCCCGGTTCAACATCAGCAGGGCGGCGTTGCTTGTGGTGGCGCTCACCGAGCGGCCCGATTTGCTGATGGATGCCACCGAGGATGTGCTGCATCAGCCGCAGCGTGCGGCGGCGATGCCGGCCTCGGCGGAATATCTGCAGACACTGCGGCGTTGGGGAGTGGCAGCAGTGCTGTCGGGCGCCGGACCGTCCGTGCTCGGTCTGAGTTTCGGGGCCGGTTTACCCGCGGAGGCGTTCCAATACGGCACTGCCAACGGGTTCGCGGTGCACGAGATGACGGTGGGTCGCGGGGTCCGGTGGATGTCGGGTGTTGCGGTCCGCAACTGA